From the genome of Chelonoidis abingdonii isolate Lonesome George chromosome 13, CheloAbing_2.0, whole genome shotgun sequence:
atataaacaagACTTCATTTATCATCTAGGCTAATCGTGTCACTAGATCTGACAGTCCCCTAGTAAGCTTTGACTTTTAAATcaggaagaacaacagttacctGGGGGACATCCTAGCATCTAATGCTTGACTGTGACTATTAGCAGCTAAGAGCAATATAAGTAGTCACTGAAAAATTCAGTACTGGCCAAAAGGGCTGGTGTGAGAGATGGTGACATGGCCCCATCCTGCCAGGCTAGGATGCTGCAAACCTACCATGGGCTCTGTGAGAATTGGAGCAATTGAAGTTTAAAAGTCCTAAATTCATAAAACCAAATGAGTTACAGCAGATATGCCCTTGGAAGGTGCCACCTGCTGCTATGGCTTTCTTTGACAGAAACTGGCACATGTTGGGGATTCTCTCCAATTGCTCATTTTTTCTTCTTATGTCAACAACATGAGAAtggttttaaaaacaatgcagaTGTGACTGTCGGAAAAGTCTTTTCAGACACTCAGTTAGAGGTTATCTTGGCCTGTAAGGCCACTGCAGTTTGGGGTGCTGGGGTCACACCAGTCCTTACTGATTATCTACAATGCACAGTGTCATATCAAACAGTCACCTCTGTTTTGCTCGCTGTGCGGTAATGGTGGTGGTGTCCTGGGATATAATGCAGTTGTTCCACCGTATTGTGCCGTCGGGAGGCGAATGCCTGGCGCTTGGCAGAAGTCGGGTTCATACATAAGGTGTTGTACAAGTTATTTGAGGCACTGGGATGGGAGTGCATCTTTGTCATTCTGTAGCGATCCAAGACAGGCGTAGAAACAAAGACGTCTGTGTGTGACACTGCACGCGACATGGACTGGTCTGCGAAACCTGTGCGctctggggagagcagggggtctTGGGAATGGAGGCGCTCTGTGGACAGAAGCTGTTCATCAGAGAGGATCCGTTCATAGGACATGCTGAACTCCTCGGGCATGACCCTCTCAGGGGACAGCACCCTGTCCTGGGACATAGCCCGTATGGGTTGGTGGGGCCGTTCTCTGTGGTTGGGCTGTTTCTGAGACATTTGGATGACATTGAAAGGGATGGTCCCTCGTGCTGCCAGATCAGGAAGGTGTCTCCTCTTCATGTAATATTCATCAGCTTCTTTGTCAGCTgagggggggaagaaagggatACAGTGTTAGGAGCAGCCGAGGGTGTGGTCACAGGAGGGAGAGCAGGGATGGTGTGCACAGAACAGCGCTCTGGAACAAGGCCTCCTGGTGTGCTGGATAATGTCGGAAGCAGCACAAACATGGAGAACCATCAGGCCTTTCACCTTAATCTTCAGAGGTTTAGGCATTGCCATAGACAGCGATAGCACTTTGCTATCAATCATGGAACTCAAAGGTCTATTTGCACTGTGTGAATATGTATGCATTACACATGGACACAATGTACATCATGTGTATGCACACACAGCCACACAGGTACAGTGGGGACATCAGTTTGTACATGAGTGACTGTGTGCTATATTGCAGTTGTAACATGTCACACAATGAACCCCATGTACTGATTTGTAGTATTACCAGGTCATTGAGAATTTGACATGGTTGGAAAACAAAATTTCCAGTCTGTGGGAAATCCGGACATTTAGAAATTTCCTTTTGtcccaaattggaacaaaaatctgaaatttccaaATTTTGCttgaaacaaaaatgacaaaaaatttgtttcaaaaacaTTGAAGCACCCTtatagaaacatttcatttcgaTGGTCAAGATGTTTCCTTTCAACAGTATCATTCTgacttttttatattatattaattatattatatcatATTAAAGTGATTTTGTTGTTTGTCAGTGACTGGCCATGTATATCTCATGGATGCTGGTTTCAGCCAGAGTCACTCTCACTgtattttttcaaaaacttttttttttttttttgtaaattcagCTGCAAACTCGCTctgagggggtgtggggtgctcCTGTGAGACACTGTATTTTCTGTTTGGTGTTTAGTTTCCTAAGGGCACTGGATATCAGTGCAGAAATATGAGGTCCATCCCAAAGTCTCTGAGAAGCTCAGGGAAACAGAGGCTGACATGCAAACCATTCAGCTCTGTGCTGTGCTGTTTGCTCCATGAAAAGTGCTCTGGTCTGCCTTCTGTCTTAGATGCTCTGTTACATAAATGGGGACTTAGCACCCACCCCCTTTTTGCTGGATTTTAAGTCACATAAGGCTTGGAGTGGAGGTACATTGGCCTTGAGATGTCTGTCTGACTCTT
Proteins encoded in this window:
- the SHISA6 gene encoding protein shisa-6 isoform X2 — translated: MNIHRALADILRQQGPIPIAHCERETISAIDTPPKENTPVRTSSKNHYTPVRTSKSNPGHYGKDIYRSGGPDLHDFISSGFVTLGRGHVKEKPRMNNILTSATEPYDLSFSRSFQNLSHLPPSYEAAVKTNPSKYSSLKRLTDKEADEYYMKRRHLPDLAARGTIPFNVIQMSQKQPNHRERPHQPIRAMSQDRVLSPERVMPEEFSMSYERILSDEQLLSTERLHSQDPLLSPERTGFADQSMSRAVSHTDVFVSTPVLDRYRMTKMHSHPSASNNLYNTLCMNPTSAKRQAFASRRHNTVEQLHYIPGHHHHYRTASKTEVTV
- the SHISA6 gene encoding protein shisa-6 isoform X1; this translates as MNIHRALADILRQQGPIPIAHCERETISAIDTPPKENTPVRTSSKNHYTPVRTSKSNPGHYGKDIYRSGGPDLHDFISSGFVTLGRGHVKDDQEQNYNHLILNSATQTPPNEKPRMNNILTSATEPYDLSFSRSFQNLSHLPPSYEAAVKTNPSKYSSLKRLTDKEADEYYMKRRHLPDLAARGTIPFNVIQMSQKQPNHRERPHQPIRAMSQDRVLSPERVMPEEFSMSYERILSDEQLLSTERLHSQDPLLSPERTGFADQSMSRAVSHTDVFVSTPVLDRYRMTKMHSHPSASNNLYNTLCMNPTSAKRQAFASRRHNTVEQLHYIPGHHHHYRTASKTEVTV